In Anseongella ginsenosidimutans, one genomic interval encodes:
- a CDS encoding nuclear transport factor 2 family protein: protein MGITNGKTALVASIRDNVCGSQNPHLRREAVDGTVNVYPLRNGNIIYGAIISGEHVFYVTERNKPERKDGLAKFTHVWLFKNNEWKMSDILSYDHGPANKKIDIKLSEGELKEFEGSYKNPKFGTFNYKIQGSNLLVSGTGFNAVLYPESKTKFFIKERDLGFEFVRNEKNEVFKILVYEKGAVVDELLKF from the coding sequence GTGGGCATTACTAATGGCAAAACCGCATTGGTTGCAAGTATACGGGATAATGTCTGTGGCAGTCAGAACCCACACCTAAGGAGAGAGGCGGTGGACGGAACTGTCAATGTCTATCCCTTGAGAAACGGCAATATAATTTACGGGGCGATTATTTCAGGTGAGCATGTTTTTTATGTTACAGAGAGAAACAAGCCTGAAAGGAAAGACGGGCTTGCAAAGTTTACACACGTTTGGCTTTTTAAAAACAATGAATGGAAGATGTCTGATATTTTGAGCTACGACCACGGACCTGCAAATAAAAAGATAGACATAAAATTATCAGAAGGAGAACTAAAGGAGTTTGAAGGCAGCTATAAAAATCCAAAATTCGGAACATTTAATTATAAAATACAGGGCTCAAACTTATTAGTTTCTGGTACTGGATTCAATGCGGTACTCTATCCGGAAAGTAAGACCAAGTTTTTTATTAAAGAACGGGATCTGGGGTTCGAATTTGTCAGAAATGAGAAAAATGAGGTCTTTAAGATACTTGTGTACGAAAAAGGAGCAGTTGTAGACGAGCTTCTAAAATTTTAG
- a CDS encoding Pr6Pr family membrane protein encodes MITTRSFAAIGAITGWFAILSQLAISISARSVSLAEQLFRFIGYFTITTNILVALCFTLYCLPGNSRNDRLMTRPDAVFSIMVFIIMVAIIYNVILRPLGMPSGFPLLVNELLHVVQPLLFVFFWAFFIPKDELRWKTFVPWLFYPIIYILYVVVLGAFTGHYPYPFADVGKLGYNRALFNGLLILGAFLLLAFLLQGLVRLCKARLS; translated from the coding sequence ATGATAACAACCAGATCTTTTGCAGCTATTGGGGCGATAACCGGGTGGTTCGCTATCCTTAGTCAGCTCGCCATTTCCATTTCGGCCAGATCGGTTTCCCTGGCGGAACAGCTGTTCAGGTTTATTGGCTATTTTACCATTACTACCAATATCCTGGTGGCCTTGTGCTTTACTTTATACTGTTTGCCGGGCAATTCGCGGAATGATCGTTTGATGACAAGGCCGGATGCTGTTTTTTCGATCATGGTTTTCATAATCATGGTCGCGATCATATACAACGTGATCCTTCGTCCGCTGGGAATGCCTTCGGGATTCCCGTTATTGGTTAACGAGTTGCTTCATGTAGTTCAGCCCTTGTTGTTTGTATTCTTCTGGGCATTCTTTATTCCCAAAGACGAATTAAGGTGGAAAACATTTGTTCCCTGGCTGTTTTATCCAATTATCTACATCTTGTACGTGGTTGTCTTAGGAGCCTTTACCGGGCATTATCCCTACCCCTTTGCCGACGTAGGAAAACTTGGATACAACCGGGCCTTGTTCAACGGACTGCTTATACTGGGAGCCTTTCTCTTGCTTGCGTTCTTACTACAGGGGCTGGTACGGCTTTGCAAAGCCCGCTTATCCTGA
- a CDS encoding LytR/AlgR family response regulator transcription factor, with protein MVLRKFHDILRTCSLYLAEPFTLLDRHRHRWILVGFSGTYSILFMNLFVPFNVNTWNNSSLLPQYLSLSGYGTLGMLVLIISQFCLRPLFKFECLTVKKFLLWFVLEVTVLALVMQVFYGDMAPGGWEFLRELGLSFRYTGLVITLPYSMVLLWLYIQKQQAQIDIFSARQTTPAQESGRQAVSIIDENEKPVLTVSLSNLLFIKSEDNYVSVFFMKDGEARESIVRTSLKKLEQELPTPSLLRTHRSYMVNMDQLASVNRKNKGYEIWLNGPAPGPIPVSAGYKELFEKAVQSCSPQIASIHPIS; from the coding sequence ATGGTATTGCGTAAATTCCATGATATCCTCAGAACTTGTTCATTATACCTGGCTGAACCATTCACGCTGCTTGACCGCCACAGGCACCGGTGGATATTGGTTGGTTTCAGCGGCACGTACAGTATTCTTTTTATGAACCTGTTTGTTCCCTTCAACGTGAATACATGGAACAACTCCTCGCTTTTGCCGCAATACCTGTCGCTTTCGGGTTATGGAACGCTTGGCATGCTGGTCCTGATCATCAGCCAATTCTGCCTGAGGCCTCTGTTTAAGTTCGAATGCCTGACGGTAAAAAAGTTCCTGCTGTGGTTTGTATTAGAGGTAACCGTACTTGCGTTGGTGATGCAGGTATTCTACGGGGATATGGCTCCGGGAGGATGGGAATTCCTCAGGGAACTGGGATTAAGCTTTCGATACACGGGCCTTGTCATTACGCTCCCCTACAGCATGGTACTTCTGTGGCTGTACATTCAAAAGCAGCAGGCGCAGATCGACATTTTTTCGGCAAGGCAAACAACGCCGGCTCAGGAATCAGGCAGGCAAGCAGTTTCAATTATCGATGAAAATGAAAAGCCCGTATTGACCGTTAGTCTTAGCAACTTGCTCTTTATTAAGTCGGAAGACAATTATGTATCGGTGTTTTTCATGAAAGATGGGGAGGCCAGGGAAAGCATTGTGAGGACCAGCCTGAAAAAACTGGAACAGGAACTTCCTACGCCTTCTTTGCTCAGAACGCACCGCTCTTATATGGTGAATATGGATCAGCTTGCAAGCGTAAATAGAAAAAATAAAGGATACGAGATCTGGCTGAACGGTCCGGCCCCGGGACCCATTCCGGTTTCAGCCGGTTACAAAGAACTTTTTGAGAAGGCCGTACAATCCTGTTCACCCCAAATAGCCTCCATTCATCCCATTTCCTGA
- a CDS encoding RNA polymerase sigma-70 factor, translating to MSLQALSDKELIDLLKEDHEKTFEEIYNRYWLKLLKIAYQKTGHREAAEEIVQDLFIKLWERRMELEIRRSLESYLFIAVKYRVINFVHSQTTIIQQENSRLPSVTWENQTEEQLNYREMNEQLRQAVRKLPEKSRIVFELSRYKYYSNKHIADKLNISEKAVEYHITRSLKLLRSQLKDSVILIALLILL from the coding sequence TTGAGCCTACAGGCGTTATCGGACAAAGAGCTGATTGATCTCCTTAAAGAGGATCATGAAAAGACTTTTGAAGAAATTTATAACCGGTACTGGCTGAAATTGCTCAAGATCGCTTATCAGAAAACAGGTCACCGGGAAGCGGCCGAAGAAATCGTGCAGGACCTTTTTATCAAATTGTGGGAAAGGCGAATGGAGTTGGAAATCAGGCGGTCGCTGGAAAGCTATTTATTTATCGCCGTCAAATACCGCGTGATCAATTTCGTTCATAGCCAAACAACGATCATTCAGCAGGAAAATTCGCGCCTGCCCTCCGTCACATGGGAAAACCAAACGGAAGAGCAGCTCAATTACCGCGAAATGAATGAGCAGCTTCGCCAGGCGGTTCGTAAACTTCCTGAAAAATCACGCATTGTTTTCGAGCTGAGCCGTTATAAGTATTATTCCAATAAACATATCGCCGATAAGCTGAACATCTCTGAGAAAGCTGTTGAATATCATATTACGCGTTCCTTAAAATTACTTCGTTCCCAGCTGAAAGACTCGGTGATACTCATAGCCCTGCTGATTCTGCTTTAG
- a CDS encoding FecR family protein has translation MQRGGRRGNCALVSQSGRGRKALQLSKEEENTLKQKLWSAIRLGIYGSFPPEKQTGKFRRYLRVFFWPAAAAACMLLLYLFFAPSGTDILKTLPPQDNRIVFNNTGDNILCIALPDASLVWLRPAGTLSYIDFGRQDRREVTLQGEAYFEVHSDPGKPFIVYTGEVVTRVLGTKFNIKAYDQDHTVEVEVTEGKVALSASQDLQLAANQKAVYNISERTMVKLDVPVSVPHITAEIAEEARFEFNDAPFTEVMDLLEKTYQLDIQLENDALSNCTLTASLNDETLDMKLRLICRSIGAGYRREENKIFISGDGCTAL, from the coding sequence ATGCAGCGCGGAGGAAGAAGAGGCAATTGCGCGTTGGTATCGCAGTCTGGGAGGGGAAGGAAAGCCTTACAACTGTCAAAGGAAGAAGAAAACACCTTAAAACAAAAGCTCTGGTCGGCTATTCGCTTGGGCATATACGGCAGCTTCCCGCCCGAAAAACAAACCGGCAAGTTTAGACGGTATCTCCGGGTATTTTTCTGGCCGGCGGCTGCAGCGGCTTGTATGTTGTTGCTGTATCTCTTTTTCGCGCCATCCGGGACAGACATCCTGAAAACGCTGCCTCCGCAGGATAACCGCATAGTTTTTAATAATACCGGGGATAATATCCTTTGCATTGCATTGCCTGATGCCAGCCTGGTTTGGCTGCGGCCGGCGGGAACACTTTCCTATATAGATTTTGGCAGGCAGGACCGGCGGGAAGTTACCCTTCAGGGTGAGGCTTATTTTGAAGTACATTCAGACCCCGGTAAACCTTTTATCGTATATACCGGAGAAGTAGTAACCCGTGTCCTGGGCACGAAATTCAATATTAAAGCCTACGACCAGGATCATACGGTGGAAGTGGAAGTAACTGAAGGAAAGGTAGCGCTGTCAGCCTCGCAGGACCTGCAGCTCGCCGCCAATCAGAAAGCGGTATATAATATAAGCGAAAGGACCATGGTAAAACTGGATGTACCGGTAAGCGTTCCCCATATCACTGCGGAAATAGCGGAAGAAGCCCGTTTTGAGTTTAATGACGCTCCGTTTACGGAAGTGATGGATCTTTTGGAAAAAACTTATCAGCTTGATATTCAGCTGGAAAATGATGCACTGAGTAATTGCACGCTCACCGCGTCATTGAACGATGAAACGCTGGACATGAAACTAAGACTGATCTGCAGGTCCATCGGGGCCGGTTACAGGCGCGAAGAAAATAAAATATTTATATCCGGTGACGGGTGTACGGCTTTATAA
- a CDS encoding SusC/RagA family TonB-linked outer membrane protein — translation MKVGINRDFIAFCMKITALKLFLFVLCSSPALAHEPGLPEGELPGALQSQIKGIVTDAETGEGLPGVSVTIKGTTIGVSTDTDGRYSIESSGESSSPSLVFSLLGYLSKEVPIGGQEVINAALEKDVAGLEEVVVIGYGTQKRSDLTGAVGSVNAKQLQERPVTSLNQAIAGRIPGVQVNVNSGRPGGKTNVRIRGFSSINSSNNPLFVVDGVQLPVGNQAERSSAIDYINPNDIVSVEVLKDASSTAIYGARGANGVILITTRRGNSGEGRISYSIDLGVNTYGPNKPDVLNTEQYLAVEELAWRNMEKFDPQGWAEGKWADLNPALKRTDPRLFDSNGNPYYDTNWIEESTQSKLSQNHQLNFNGGNDRTTYSLSLGFRDDEGLYLNSFLNRYSGRLAVDTKVKDWLAVGTTINYNFQSENNVDYNDQIPRRMVEDFPFLPVRYEDGTYADNRDYPFAEGTMSSVHNLMERKFILNTQTLLGSVFSNITLAEGLELRTVLGANVITRETNRYEGRTIQIGSQGRAWLANARETFWSFENYLTYNKTFAEIHSFTGMLGLSWQESNYFNMSEEAREFSTDYFSYNNLGAGSRNLAVGSGANRSALNSYFGRFNYILNGKYLATFTGRMDGSSKFGENNKYAFFPSAAVAWRVSEEDFMQDSEAISNLKIRTSYGLTGNSEIPPYSSLSLLGSGYAAVINEARVGGTGINRLANPDLKWEKTAQFDVGAELGLYNGRISLEADYYYRKTTDMLLDAPVPQTSGYATIRRNIGSMENKGLELALRTVNIETDRFSWNTSFNISFNKNKVLELATRADIFGVGGPGITNETSIIREGEPAGAFWGLNRLGVWSTEEKEEAAQFTSYRNGLTILPGDIKYEDVNGDKAITDADRMIIGNGSPKGWGSFINNLRYGNFDLTLDLQFMYGNDIMDMNLHSSEDRQALANSYTRVLDAWTPENQNTMIAQIRDTRAGYVTNVDSWWVQDGSFIRGRNLLLGYTFPQSVAQKMRLSSLRIYASTQNFFLIVNDEVIGDPEITPIRGNDSNNVFSQGMKWHEYPKPTVYMLGLQIML, via the coding sequence ATGAAAGTAGGAATCAATCGTGATTTCATCGCATTCTGCATGAAAATCACCGCCCTCAAGTTATTTCTGTTCGTTCTGTGTTCCAGCCCGGCGCTGGCGCACGAGCCCGGCCTGCCGGAAGGCGAATTACCCGGCGCCCTTCAATCACAGATCAAGGGAATCGTCACCGATGCCGAAACAGGAGAAGGCCTTCCGGGTGTAAGCGTAACTATTAAGGGAACGACCATAGGAGTATCCACAGATACTGACGGGCGTTACAGCATCGAGTCTTCCGGCGAGTCCTCATCGCCGAGCCTGGTATTCTCTCTATTGGGGTATTTATCCAAAGAAGTGCCTATAGGCGGTCAGGAAGTTATTAATGCCGCTTTGGAAAAAGACGTAGCCGGCCTGGAAGAAGTGGTTGTGATCGGGTATGGAACCCAAAAACGATCCGACCTGACCGGCGCGGTTGGCTCTGTCAATGCAAAACAACTCCAGGAGCGCCCTGTAACCTCTCTTAACCAGGCAATAGCCGGGAGGATACCAGGCGTCCAGGTAAATGTGAATTCCGGCCGCCCCGGTGGAAAAACCAATGTCCGGATACGCGGATTCAGCTCCATCAACTCATCCAACAACCCCCTGTTTGTTGTAGACGGCGTACAATTGCCGGTGGGTAACCAGGCGGAACGCAGCTCAGCCATTGATTATATTAATCCAAATGACATTGTATCCGTAGAAGTGCTGAAAGATGCCTCATCCACGGCCATTTACGGAGCAAGAGGCGCGAACGGGGTAATCCTGATCACTACCAGGAGAGGAAATTCCGGCGAGGGAAGGATCAGCTACAGCATCGATCTGGGCGTAAACACCTACGGCCCGAACAAGCCGGACGTACTGAATACCGAGCAGTACCTGGCAGTAGAAGAACTGGCATGGAGAAATATGGAAAAGTTTGACCCCCAGGGTTGGGCCGAAGGCAAATGGGCAGATTTAAACCCTGCCTTAAAAAGAACGGATCCGCGGCTTTTTGACAGTAACGGGAACCCCTATTACGATACCAACTGGATTGAGGAATCAACGCAGAGTAAATTATCCCAAAACCACCAGTTGAACTTTAACGGCGGCAATGACCGTACCACCTACTCCTTATCGCTGGGTTTCCGGGATGATGAAGGCCTTTACCTGAACTCCTTCCTTAACCGTTATTCAGGCAGGCTGGCGGTAGACACCAAGGTAAAGGACTGGCTGGCAGTAGGTACGACGATCAATTATAACTTCCAGTCGGAAAACAATGTGGACTATAACGACCAGATCCCGCGGCGGATGGTGGAAGACTTTCCCTTTCTGCCTGTACGTTATGAAGACGGGACTTACGCCGACAACCGGGACTACCCCTTTGCGGAAGGCACGATGAGTTCCGTCCACAACCTGATGGAACGGAAATTCATCCTGAATACCCAAACCCTGCTGGGAAGCGTCTTTTCGAATATCACCTTGGCTGAAGGCCTGGAATTAAGGACGGTTTTGGGCGCTAACGTGATCACCCGGGAAACCAACCGGTACGAAGGGCGGACCATCCAGATCGGATCGCAGGGAAGAGCCTGGCTTGCTAATGCAAGGGAAACATTCTGGTCTTTCGAAAATTACCTGACCTACAACAAAACCTTTGCTGAGATCCATTCATTCACCGGGATGCTTGGGCTTTCCTGGCAGGAATCAAACTACTTTAATATGTCCGAAGAAGCCCGGGAGTTTTCAACGGACTATTTTTCGTATAACAACCTGGGAGCCGGCAGCAGGAACCTGGCTGTAGGTTCGGGCGCGAACAGGTCGGCGCTTAATTCCTACTTCGGACGGTTCAACTACATTTTGAACGGCAAGTACCTGGCAACCTTTACAGGTCGTATGGACGGTTCTTCTAAGTTCGGGGAAAACAACAAATACGCATTCTTCCCTTCCGCCGCTGTAGCCTGGAGAGTGTCCGAAGAAGATTTTATGCAGGACAGCGAGGCTATTTCCAATCTGAAGATCCGTACCAGCTACGGGCTTACCGGCAACTCCGAAATACCGCCGTATTCTTCCCTTTCCCTGCTGGGATCGGGATACGCCGCCGTTATCAACGAAGCAAGAGTTGGCGGCACGGGTATTAACCGTTTGGCAAACCCTGATCTGAAGTGGGAAAAAACGGCCCAGTTTGATGTGGGAGCGGAACTAGGCCTGTATAATGGCAGAATCTCCCTGGAAGCCGACTATTATTACAGGAAAACAACGGATATGCTTCTGGATGCGCCCGTGCCGCAAACCAGCGGGTACGCCACGATCCGGCGGAATATAGGATCAATGGAAAACAAGGGGCTGGAACTTGCGCTGAGGACGGTAAACATTGAAACTGACCGCTTTTCATGGAATACTTCGTTCAATATTTCCTTTAATAAGAATAAAGTGCTTGAGCTAGCCACGCGTGCAGATATTTTCGGCGTAGGCGGCCCCGGGATCACCAATGAAACCAGTATTATCCGCGAAGGGGAACCGGCAGGCGCTTTCTGGGGGCTCAATCGCCTGGGCGTTTGGAGTACCGAAGAAAAAGAGGAAGCAGCTCAGTTTACCAGCTACCGGAATGGATTGACCATACTGCCGGGCGACATCAAATATGAAGATGTGAACGGGGACAAAGCCATTACGGATGCGGACAGGATGATCATCGGGAACGGCAGCCCTAAAGGCTGGGGGTCTTTTATCAATAACCTGCGGTACGGGAATTTCGACCTGACCCTGGACCTCCAGTTTATGTATGGCAATGATATCATGGATATGAACCTGCATTCCAGCGAGGACCGGCAGGCGTTGGCTAACAGCTATACCAGGGTATTGGATGCCTGGACTCCTGAAAACCAGAATACCATGATTGCCCAGATACGTGATACGCGGGCGGGATACGTGACCAACGTGGATTCCTGGTGGGTTCAGGACGGCTCCTTTATCCGCGGCAGGAACCTCCTTCTGGGATATACCTTTCCTCAGAGCGTCGCCCAAAAGATGCGTCTGAGCAGCCTTAGAATCTATGCTTCCACGCAAAACTTCTTTTTAATAGTGAACGATGAAGTGATCGGCGATCCTGAGATCACCCCTATCCGGGGAAATGACAGCAACAATGTGTTTTCACAGGGTATGAAATGGCATGAGTATCCCAAACCAACGGTGTACATGCTGGGCCTGCAGATCATGTTATAA
- a CDS encoding RagB/SusD family nutrient uptake outer membrane protein produces the protein MKSTILKSTGKIFLAGMLLLGAGCSDFLDEQDPSNLTPESFYTIPAHAEAAIAAVYDNTRFYGDGAGIFSSNWQLLEAPTGTSTTETAQNSDLNNLYSLTWDGNTGHIKNWWRGIYRVIAQANLALDKVPGITPMDEAQKTTILGEAHFLRAWAYFYAVRLWGDVPLVLTPQSASSEDFFPVRTPQEAVYEQIIADLKAAEAAGLPWTDASGRVSTAAAKAMLSKVYLTMAGHPLNKGEAYYQLAADKAKEIIDDPGTIGLFATYSEVHDESLDNTKEHIFSLQYNDLVAGNPMGNMFPNFKPVSYRGPSGTGSTVPTLSFYESYEAGDIRTVDQEGYFYTTYYTNGNGEPFDLGAPYIFKHFNVTANGSPGKAGTAKDNLNVPMIRYAEVLLIYAEAQNEISGPTAEALNALKSIRDRAGLATPALGAFNQSTFREAVWKERWHELCYEGITWFDMVRLRKVFNETTKGFDNFVGHVNLNSNQALQEKHLLFPIPIQEMQNNPNLTPQNPGYD, from the coding sequence ATGAAATCAACGATATTAAAAAGCACCGGCAAGATATTCCTGGCTGGTATGCTGCTGCTCGGCGCCGGTTGTTCCGATTTTCTTGACGAACAAGATCCTTCCAACCTCACGCCGGAAAGTTTCTATACGATTCCGGCTCATGCGGAAGCGGCCATTGCCGCCGTATATGACAATACAAGGTTCTACGGGGACGGGGCCGGAATTTTTTCGTCAAACTGGCAGCTGCTGGAAGCCCCTACGGGAACTTCCACCACGGAAACGGCTCAGAATTCTGACCTGAACAACTTGTATTCCCTTACCTGGGACGGCAATACCGGGCATATAAAAAACTGGTGGAGGGGGATCTACCGGGTAATTGCGCAGGCAAACCTGGCCCTTGACAAGGTTCCCGGCATTACTCCCATGGATGAAGCGCAGAAAACCACCATTCTTGGTGAAGCGCATTTCCTGCGGGCCTGGGCCTATTTTTACGCCGTCAGGCTTTGGGGTGATGTGCCTTTGGTACTTACTCCTCAATCCGCTTCATCTGAAGATTTCTTCCCGGTCAGGACGCCGCAGGAAGCCGTATACGAACAGATCATCGCGGACCTGAAAGCAGCCGAAGCCGCAGGTTTACCCTGGACGGACGCAAGCGGAAGAGTTTCTACCGCTGCCGCCAAAGCCATGTTGTCCAAGGTGTACCTCACGATGGCCGGCCACCCGCTGAACAAAGGCGAAGCCTATTATCAGCTGGCCGCCGACAAAGCCAAAGAGATCATTGACGATCCCGGCACCATCGGCCTTTTTGCTACCTATTCCGAGGTGCATGACGAAAGCCTGGACAATACGAAGGAACATATTTTCAGCCTTCAGTACAATGATCTCGTAGCCGGCAATCCCATGGGAAATATGTTCCCTAACTTTAAGCCGGTATCCTACCGGGGGCCTTCCGGCACAGGCAGTACGGTACCTACCCTTTCTTTCTATGAATCCTACGAAGCCGGGGATATCCGTACGGTTGACCAGGAAGGATACTTTTATACCACCTATTATACCAACGGTAACGGCGAGCCGTTTGACCTGGGAGCGCCTTATATTTTCAAACACTTTAACGTGACGGCGAACGGCAGTCCCGGAAAGGCAGGTACGGCAAAAGATAACCTCAATGTCCCCATGATCCGTTATGCTGAAGTGCTGCTAATATATGCCGAAGCGCAGAACGAAATAAGCGGCCCTACCGCCGAGGCGCTGAATGCGCTGAAAAGCATCCGGGACCGGGCTGGCCTTGCCACACCCGCCCTGGGCGCCTTTAACCAAAGTACCTTCAGGGAAGCGGTATGGAAAGAGCGCTGGCATGAGCTGTGCTATGAAGGCATCACCTGGTTTGACATGGTGCGTTTGCGGAAAGTATTTAACGAAACCACCAAAGGCTTCGATAATTTTGTAGGCCACGTTAATTTAAACTCCAACCAGGCTTTACAGGAAAAACACCTGCTCTTCCCCATCCCGATCCAGGAGATGCAGAACAATCCTAATCTTACGCCGCAAAATCCGGGGTATGATTAA
- a CDS encoding DUF4374 domain-containing protein, whose amino-acid sequence MKMQKIAIALISAGLLLGACSEDDTTENPVTGEGQFILAVSPVASTGVADYLLTAENLETGTISTAGNGIEQDGTFRYYVTHNNRFFSMLYGQGNPGAVTAYELNRLGRLEKVTNFQTETVQAFAPVNDDILLIKVPRSGGEEALWYRVDSEQLLIADEGQTNIVKLAGNGERAHFTWITQVGDKVFAPYMSIKGCCGDTFGTSYPDSAWVAVYSYPDMQLETVIKDDRTSYIGRYFENGLALVENGDVYAFSSSVATNGEDLTSTKPSAITRISAGTTEFDQSYYFNIEEASGGSNITSWTYVGNGNVIALLTSPAEKGGYVQGKRLAAINLQNKTFKWISGMPEVSEIESVTSNNYTPKDGKTAYIGLTLTDGISYVYKADAIAGTATQGLKVEGGTLTAISRLENN is encoded by the coding sequence ATGAAGATGCAGAAAATAGCTATTGCGTTAATCAGCGCCGGGCTTCTCCTGGGAGCCTGTTCCGAGGACGATACAACAGAAAACCCGGTTACCGGGGAAGGGCAGTTTATCCTGGCGGTAAGCCCGGTGGCAAGCACGGGAGTCGCCGATTACCTCCTGACTGCCGAAAATCTGGAAACAGGAACTATTTCAACAGCGGGCAACGGGATCGAACAGGATGGTACGTTTCGTTACTATGTAACCCATAATAACAGATTTTTCAGCATGCTCTACGGGCAGGGCAACCCGGGTGCGGTAACCGCTTACGAACTGAACAGACTTGGCCGGCTGGAAAAAGTCACCAATTTCCAGACAGAGACCGTGCAGGCTTTTGCGCCGGTAAACGACGATATTTTACTGATAAAAGTCCCGCGGAGCGGAGGCGAGGAGGCTTTGTGGTACCGGGTGGACAGTGAGCAACTGCTCATTGCGGATGAAGGCCAAACGAACATTGTAAAGCTGGCAGGCAATGGCGAGCGCGCGCATTTTACCTGGATCACGCAGGTGGGCGACAAGGTGTTCGCTCCTTATATGAGCATTAAGGGTTGCTGCGGTGATACCTTCGGCACGAGCTATCCTGACAGCGCCTGGGTAGCCGTCTATTCCTATCCGGATATGCAGCTTGAAACAGTGATCAAAGACGATCGTACCAGCTATATCGGCCGCTACTTTGAAAACGGGCTGGCCCTTGTCGAAAACGGTGACGTATACGCGTTCTCCAGCTCTGTCGCAACCAACGGAGAGGACCTTACTTCCACCAAGCCTTCCGCGATCACGCGTATCAGCGCAGGTACTACGGAATTTGATCAAAGTTATTATTTTAACATCGAAGAGGCCTCCGGGGGAAGCAATATCACTTCCTGGACCTATGTAGGGAACGGTAACGTGATCGCATTGCTGACTTCCCCGGCGGAAAAAGGCGGTTATGTTCAGGGCAAGCGCCTGGCTGCCATCAATCTGCAAAATAAAACCTTTAAATGGATCAGCGGGATGCCGGAAGTATCGGAAATCGAATCGGTGACGTCCAATAATTACACTCCCAAGGACGGGAAAACCGCATACATTGGCCTTACGCTGACAGACGGTATAAGCTATGTTTATAAAGCGGACGCCATTGCGGGAACAGCCACACAGGGGCTGAAGGTAGAAGGAGGCACATTAACCGCGATCAGCCGGCTGGAAAATAATTAA